The following proteins are encoded in a genomic region of Neisseria perflava:
- the bioB gene encoding biotin synthase BioB has product MTVSPVALRRQTERKPHPTARYWKKCDVEALFGLPFLDLVFQAAEIHRQNFNPREIQLSTLLSIKTGGCPEDCAYCPQSAHHNTNLGKEQMMDVDEIVEKAKIAQSRGASRFCMGAAWRGPKPKDVAVVSEIISAVKGLGMEVCGTFGMLEDGMAEDFKKAGLDYYNHNLDTDPERYNDIIHTRKHEDRMDTLGKVRNAGLKVCCGGIVGMNETRAERAGLIASLANLDPQPESVPINQLVKVEGTPLADAEDLDWTEFVRTIAVARITMPHSYVRLSAGRSNMPESMQAMCFMAGANSIFYGDKLLTTGNPDEDGDRLLMEKLNLYPLRFELEEEYKAAQETPKIKVDY; this is encoded by the coding sequence ATGACCGTATCTCCCGTAGCCTTGCGCCGTCAAACCGAGCGCAAGCCGCATCCGACTGCGCGTTATTGGAAAAAATGCGATGTTGAGGCTTTGTTCGGACTGCCTTTCCTCGACCTCGTTTTCCAAGCTGCCGAAATCCACCGCCAAAACTTCAACCCGCGCGAAATCCAACTCTCCACCCTGCTCTCCATCAAAACCGGCGGTTGTCCCGAAGACTGCGCCTACTGCCCGCAATCGGCACACCACAACACCAATCTGGGCAAAGAGCAGATGATGGATGTGGACGAAATCGTTGAAAAAGCCAAAATTGCCCAATCGCGCGGTGCCAGCCGTTTCTGCATGGGCGCGGCATGGCGCGGCCCCAAACCCAAAGACGTAGCTGTCGTTTCCGAAATCATCAGCGCGGTGAAAGGCTTGGGCATGGAAGTGTGCGGCACCTTCGGCATGCTTGAAGACGGCATGGCTGAAGACTTCAAAAAAGCCGGTTTGGACTACTACAACCACAACCTCGACACCGACCCCGAACGCTACAACGACATCATCCACACCCGCAAACACGAAGACCGCATGGATACTTTGGGCAAAGTCCGCAACGCCGGTTTAAAAGTCTGCTGCGGCGGCATCGTCGGCATGAACGAAACCCGCGCCGAACGCGCAGGCCTGATTGCCAGCCTTGCCAACCTCGACCCTCAGCCCGAAAGCGTGCCGATCAACCAGTTGGTTAAAGTAGAAGGCACGCCGCTGGCCGATGCCGAAGATTTGGACTGGACGGAATTTGTCCGCACCATCGCCGTCGCGCGCATTACCATGCCGCACAGCTACGTCCGCCTGTCCGCAGGCCGCAGCAATATGCCGGAATCCATGCAGGCCATGTGTTTCATGGCTGGCGCAAACTCGATTTTCTACGGCGACAAGCTGCTGACTACGGGCAATCCGGACGAAGACGGCGACCGCCTGCTGATGGAAAAATTGAATTTGTATCCGCTGCGTTTTGAATTGGAAGAAGAATACAAAGCCGCTCAGGAAACGCCTAAAATCAAAGTTGATTATTAA